In Sulfurihydrogenibium sp., a single genomic region encodes these proteins:
- a CDS encoding ATP/GTP-binding protein, with protein MAEKKIKIVVAGPYAAGKTQFINTISEIETVKTEARTTKPGEKEKKDHTTVAMDFGRIKIDDEHTLYLFGTPGQARFDFMWDILGKGMVGLVVLVDSTDPATFHEARRIINFFEARYPAPFVVGANKQDLKGAWSPEDIRTALDLGEEIKVLPLVATDKESVKRVLLELLEEISKYI; from the coding sequence ATGGCAGAAAAGAAAATAAAAATAGTAGTGGCAGGACCTTACGCTGCAGGAAAAACACAATTTATAAACACAATTAGTGAAATAGAAACTGTAAAAACAGAAGCAAGAACTACAAAACCTGGAGAAAAGGAAAAGAAAGACCATACTACTGTTGCTATGGATTTTGGAAGGATAAAAATAGATGACGAACATACGCTTTATTTATTTGGAACGCCTGGTCAAGCAAGATTTGATTTTATGTGGGACATTCTTGGTAAGGGTATGGTTGGATTGGTTGTATTGGTAGACAGTACAGACCCTGCTACATTTCACGAGGCAAGAAGAATTATAAACTTTTTTGAAGCAAGATATCCGGCTCCGTTTGTTGTCGGTGCAAATAAACAAGATTTAAAAGGAGCATGGAGTCCTGAAGATATTAGAACAGCTTTGGATTTAGGAGAAGAAATAAAAGTATTGCCGTTAGTTGCAACGGACAAAGAAAGTGTTAAAAGAGTTCTTTTAGAGTTGCTGGAAGAAATCTCAAAATATATCTGA
- a CDS encoding roadblock/LC7 domain-containing protein, which produces MAVRYTELLEEFIRDSGAEGAVLVSVDGLAIASVLPSSADEDRVAAMGAAILSLGERVTSELNKGTLEQLYIKGSTGYVIFTGIKDVAVLGALAPVNAKLGLLLMEIHRTVKKLEQELK; this is translated from the coding sequence ATGGCTGTTAGATATACAGAATTACTCGAAGAATTCATTAGAGACTCGGGAGCAGAGGGTGCTGTGTTAGTAAGTGTTGATGGATTGGCTATTGCATCCGTGCTTCCAAGCTCTGCTGATGAAGACAGAGTAGCGGCAATGGGTGCTGCTATATTATCACTTGGTGAAAGAGTGACATCAGAATTAAACAAAGGAACTCTTGAACAGCTATACATTAAAGGTTCTACTGGATATGTTATATTTACAGGAATTAAGGATGTTGCTGTTCTTGGAGCTCTTGCTCCAGTTAACGCAAAATTGGGTCTTTTATTAATGGAAATTCATAGAACTGTAAAAAAACTTGAACAAGAGTTAAAATAA
- a CDS encoding DUF4388 domain-containing protein produces the protein MAIAGDLKIFNFVDIFQVLLKDKKDGILVIEQDNNNIAVYFKEGNIVYIREVKKVFYIYLDVDFEVVLKKENVDKSELYNVLVARLPKLLSLKEGKFSFTSGFIKYPPDLKPLIPIEKLIMYLARQLTEEEVERKISDLNLVFEKTPNYENIAKKAYLVDHEKRILHAIDGKNKVADIINITKLDELTVKRTLYGFLACGIIQREKKKERKIGFDLTRNLLNKIISKIKGL, from the coding sequence ATGGCGATAGCTGGGGATTTAAAGATATTTAATTTCGTAGACATATTTCAAGTTTTGCTAAAAGATAAAAAAGATGGAATTCTTGTAATAGAACAGGATAATAATAATATTGCCGTTTACTTCAAAGAAGGTAATATTGTATACATAAGAGAGGTTAAAAAAGTATTCTACATTTATCTTGACGTGGATTTTGAGGTCGTATTGAAGAAAGAAAATGTTGATAAATCAGAACTATATAATGTTTTAGTGGCAAGACTTCCTAAGTTATTATCTCTTAAGGAAGGCAAGTTTTCTTTTACATCAGGGTTTATAAAATACCCACCAGATTTAAAACCTTTAATTCCTATTGAAAAGTTAATAATGTATCTTGCAAGACAATTGACTGAAGAGGAAGTTGAAAGAAAGATTTCAGATTTAAACTTAGTATTTGAGAAAACCCCTAATTATGAAAATATTGCAAAAAAAGCTTATTTAGTTGACCATGAAAAGAGAATACTTCATGCAATAGATGGAAAAAATAAAGTTGCAGATATAATTAATATCACAAAACTTGATGAGCTTACAGTTAAAAGAACATTATATGGTTTCTTGGCTTGTGGAATCATACAAAGAGAAAAGAAAAAAGAGAGAAAAATAGGTTTTGACTTAACAAGAAATCTACTTAACAAAATAATTTCAAAGATTAAAGGGTTGTAA